The Mycolicibacterium neworleansense sequence ACGGGACGCGCCGCCGGGAACCCGTTCTTCGCCCTCGAGATCGTGCGTGACCTGGCCGAACGCGGCCTGCTCCGCGGCGAACGAGGCGCCTACGCGTTGTGCGACGGGCACGGCCGGGTGAGCGTGCCGGCCACCCTGCAGGCCACCATCGCGGCGCGGATCGACCGGCTGGACCCGGCGGCCAAGCGAACACTGAGCGCCGCCGCGGTCATCGGGTCACGGTTCAGCGCCGGGTTGTTGACCTGCCTGAACACGGAGCCGGCGTTCGAGGAGCTGATCGAGGCCGAGCTGATCGACCAAGTGCAGTACACGCCGCACGCCGAGTTCGCGTTCCACCACCCGATGGTGCGCACCGTGGCCTACGAATCACAGCTCAAATCCGATCGCTCGGAACTGCATCGCCGGCTGGCCGACACCATAGCCGAGCGCGAGCCCGAGCAAGCCGACGAGAACGCGGCGTTGATCGCCGAACACCTGGAAGCCGCCGGCGACCTGCGGGCGGCCTACGCCTGGCACATGCGCGCCGGTGCCTGGGCGAACACCCGCGACACCGCAGCGGCACAGGTCTGCTGGGAACGCGCCCGCCAGATCGCCGATCTGTTGCCCGCCGACGATCCGGATCGGCCGGCGATGCGGATCGCGCCTCGCACCCTGGTGTGCGGCAACGGCTTCCGCAGCAAGGTCAGCGTCTCGGGCGCCCGATTCGAAGAACTGCGCGAGCTGTGCGAGGCCGCCGGAGACAAGGCCTCCCTTGCCATCGGAATGGCCGGGCTGACCGGCGAATTGATGCTTCAGGGCCGCGTGCGCGAGGCGTCGCGCCAAGTCTCCGAACACATGAGCCTGATCGAGTCCATCGGCGATCCGGTACTCACCGTCGGACTGTCCGCCACCCCGATCTCACTCAAGATCGAGAGCGGAGAAATGGGTGAGGTGCTGCGCTGGTCTCAGATGGCGATCGACCTGGCCGACGGTGATCCCACCAAGGGAAACTTCATCGTCGGCTCACCACTGGCGGTCGCGGTAGCGGCCCGTAGCATCGCGAAATGGGCACTGGGCCTTGAGGGTTGGCGGGCGGATCTGAGTCATGCACTCGCCATGTCACGCAACACCGACAGATTTACCCACGCGCTCGTGATCACCTGGACGTACTTCACCACGGTGTCCTGCGGGGTACTGCTCGCCAGCGACGAAGCACTGCGCGACATCGACGAGGCCCTGCAGACCACCGAGGGAGCCGGCGACGACATCGCGCTCGGCCTTGCCCGCGTGACCATGGGGTACGCACTGCTGAACCGGGATTCCCCGGCCGACCGGGAAAGAGGGCTGGCGATCCTCGGACAAGTCCGGCAGATGTGCCTGAGCGGACGGTTCTACCTCTCCGAGCTCGTCGGCATCGATGTCTACACCGCGCGCGAGCGGGCCAAGCGCGGTGACCGGGCCGGCGCGATCCGGGTGCTGCGCCAGGCGATCGACGACCTCTTCCACAGCGGGCAGCTGTCGTACAACATCCTGGCGACAGGGATCCTTGCCGAAACGCTCCTGGATCGTGGCGCCGAGGGCGACTTGGACGAAGCGGAGGCCGCCATCGGGCGGCTGGGTGCGATCCCCGCCGACGATGGCCTGATCCTTCGCGACATCGTGCTCCTACGGATCCGTGCGCTCATCGCCCGCGCTAAAGGCGACGACACCGGCTACCGGTATTTCCGCGACCGATACCGAGACACGGCAACGAGGCTGGGGTTCGAGGGGCACATGGCGCTGGCCGCCGCGTTGGCCTGAGTGGGTGCTTTCTCTTCTCCTGTCGGTGGGCGGTGGCATACTCGAACGTATGTTCGATGTGGTGTCTGATGTGGTCCTGATCGACCAGGTCGGTGCTGCCTCGCGGGCCGAGTCGGTGGCGATCGCGGCCCGGTTCACCGCGATCGGGGCGTTGGACACCCTGCGTGAACAGGAACTGATCGACAGCATTTTGTGGCGCACCGACCCCTACGAGGAGGTGTGCGCCGAGGTGTCGGCGGCGATGCGGATCAGCCGGGGCCGGGCCCGCACCCAGGTGCATCACGCCCGGGTGTTGCGCGACAAGCTGCCCCAGGTGGCGGCCCGCTTCGCCGTCGGCGATATCGATTATCGGGTGGTTCGGATGATCATCACCCGCCGCACCCACCGCCCCCGAGGGCACCGAGCCCGGGTACCGCCCCTCGGTGGCACTCTCGGAGTTCATCCGCTTCCGTGACCTGACGTGCCGCTTCCCCGGTTGTGACGCCCCGGTGCAACGCTGCGACATCGACCACACCATGCCCTATCCGCAGGGCCCGACCCATCCGTCCAACACCAAGCTGTACTGCCGGGCACACCACCTGGTCAAAACGTTCTGCCCGGGCTGGTCGGATCGTCAGTTACCCGATGGGACAGTAGAAATCACCACACCCACCGGGCACACCTACACCACCGAACCGCACGGCGCCGCGATGTTCCCGACCCTGGCCACCCCGACCGGGAACCTGCACCTGCCCGAACCCCAAGCTCCGACCCCGAACTCGAACCGCGGCGCGAAGAAGCCCAAACGCTCACGCACCCGCGAACAAGACCGCCAAGACCGCATCGCCGAAGAACGACGCCTGCGCGCCGAACTCAACAACGACCTCGCATACGAACGCCACTACCAAGCCTGGCTCGCCGAAGAATACGGACCACCACCACCATTCTGACCCGCATGTGATGCACCGGGCGGCGGCGTCCGGCCCGACCGAAAGGGTACAAAGGTGCCACCGCCGAGCTACGTGAGCGGTAGCGTCCGTGGATAGCGGCAGACGGGAGAACCCATGAAGCTCTGCATCATCGGAGGCTTGGCCACCGTGCTGACGGTGACCGGGCTGATCACCTCGGCCCCGCCGGCCAGTGCCGGCTGCCTGTATGGCGGCAACGTCATCAGCAAGTGCGACGGACCCATCCAGCCCGACGGCAGCTGGCAACGTTGCATCGGAACGTGGGGCTATGTGCCCAGCGGTTGGAGCTCCCATCTGGTGCCCGTCAAGCGCTGCGACCCGATGGGGCCCGGCCATGACTACCCCTTCGATTTCACCTTCGCCGACCCTCCGACTCATATCGACGGTTGACCTCAGCCGAGTAGTCACCCGGCGTGCTGCCGAGCATCGTCCGGAAATCGTTGATGAAGTGGGCCTGGTCGTACCAGCCGAGTCGCACTGCGAGATCGGCGAAATCGACGCCGGGCACGCTCTCGATCTCCAGTGCCGCCTGCTGCAACCGATACCGGCACAGCACCCACTTGACCGTCACGCCGACATAGCGACGGAACACCCGTTGTGTGGTCCGCGTGCTCCACGGTGACAGCGCCATGACCTGCTCGACGCGATGCAGGGTCGCGTCGTCGCGCATCCGGTCGACCAACGGGGCCAGCGCACGGTAGGTGTCATCCAACGGTGCGGTAGACGCGGCGATGGCATCCTCCAGCCGGGAGCGGACGGTAGCCGCGTCCTCGCCGAGAATCACTGGTGCACCGAATAACTCGTCACTCACCGGCACCACCCGTCCGGTCATCGCAGCGGCGTCGCCGCCGAAGCGAGCGGTGAAACCACCGGGCCGGAAACGCGCCCCGACCACACTCCCCCGCCCGCTGATGGTGATACGGAAAACCTTGGGCACGACGCCGTGCAGCAATGTGCAGGGCAGCTGATGGCCATGGCGCACAACATCATCGCCCCATTCACGGGTCAGATGCATGGCCGGGAAGGTGATCACCGTGCTCTCGAACGGCCCCTCAGCGTGCCGGTCCCAGGTCACCGACCAGAAGTGCTCCACGAACCTTGCCGCGCCCTCCGACGGCGCCCACCGGTGGAGGTCGAACGCCGAGACATTTCCGGCGCGGCCGACCACGCCCCGTTCTGGCGCGTTTTTCCAAGCGGCCATGGGCCACAGCCTACGAAACTGGTCTACATGAGTGTCACACCTGTTCCGGAGGGCTACACCAGCCTGACCCCGTTCATCTGCGTCGACGGTGCCGCCAAGGCGATCGCGTTCTATCAGAACGTGTTCGGCGCTGAAGTCGTCGAGCGGATGGACGGACCCGACGGCACCGTCGCGCATGCCGAAATGGACTTCGGCACCGGCCGGCTGCAACTGGGAGACCCGCAGGAGGCCTACCAGATCGCCGCCCCCGCACCGGGGGCCGCGGCCACGCATTCGATCGGGTTCTACTGCCCCGACGTGGACGACGTCGTGGCCCGGGCCGAGCAGGCCGGCGCGACGATCCGCGAGCCCGCGCAGACCTTCGTCACGGGCGACCGGTTCGCGTCCATCCTCGACCCGTTCGGCCAGCGCTGGACCGTGATGACGCGCGTCGAGGACCTCACGCCGCAGGAGCGTGAACGACGCGTCGCCGAATGGGCGGCCACCGCCGGAGGTTAACGTGGCGGGATGTCTTGCGTGTTCTGCGCCATCGTCGCTGGTGTTGCCCCCGCCATCCGCGTCTACGAGGACGACGATTACCTGGGCATTCTCGACATCAGGCCGTTCACCCGGGGCCACACCCTGGTGATTCCGAAGCGGCACACCGTCGACCTGACGGACACGCCGCCGGAGACGGTGGCCGCGATGGCAGGCATCGGCCAGCGCATCGCGCGCGCGGCCCGGCTGTCCGGGCTGCACGCCGACGGCAACAACATCGCCATCAATGACGGCAAGGCTGCCTTCCAGAGCGTGTTCCACATCCACCTGCACGTGGTGCCGCGCCGTTCCGGCGACAAGTTGTCGTTCGCCAAAGGGATGGTGCTGCGCCGTGACCCGGACCGCGAGGAATCCGGGCGCCTCCTACGTGCAGCGTTGGCGCAGCTCGACGAATCCGCGCAGGATTGAGCGCATGAGCATGCCCTGGTGGGAGCGTTACATCGGCCTCCCGATGTTGTTGTTGCACGACAAGATCTACAAAGCCACCGACGGCCGGATCGGCCATACGATTCCGGGTGGCCCGTCGACACTGATCCTGCATACGGTCGGCGCCAAAACCGGCCAGCAGCGCGCGAATTCGCTGGCCTACGCCAAGGACGGCGCCGACTACCTCGTCGTGGCATCCAAGGGCGGCGAGCCCAAGGCTCCGGGTTGGTACCACAACCTGAAAGCAAAACCGCAGGTCGAGATCAACGTGGGACCCAAGCGGTTCGGCGTGACGGCCAAGCCGGTGCTGCCCGGAGACCCGGATTACCCGCGGCTGTGGGACATCGTGAACAACATGAAGGGCAACAAGAACCGCTACATCGGCTACCAGAAGCGGACCACACGCCCGATTCCGGTGGTCGTGCTGACGCCCTAGCGGCTCAGAACAACTCCTTGGCGAGCAGTTCCAGGGTGGTGTCGCGGGCCGTCGCGGTGGCCGGATCAGCGCCGCGGCGGGCCGACCCCACCGGGTTGACCATCACCTCATCGACATCGAATTCTTCGGCCAGTGCCCGGACCTGCTCGGCCGCCTCGGTCGGCGAACCGACGACGGCACGCCGAAGCCCGGAGGCCACGATGGCCTGCGCCTGCGGACTGAGGGTCGTCGCCTCGGCATCCTCGACCAGGTCGAGGGCGCCGAGCGGCTGACCGGTCCGCAGCCGGCCCATCATCTGCAACTGCGGCAGCAGCAGCGCCTTGGCCTCCTCGGTGGTCTCGGCCACCGAGGCGTTGACCGTCAGGAAGGTCACCGGCTCCGACGCCAGGTCACTGGGCTGGAACTCGTCGCGGTACACGGCCAAGGCCTCGGCAGTGCCCTGCCCGGAGAAGTGATGGGCGAACACATACGGCAACCCCTTGGCCGCGGCCAGATGCGCCGAGTACATCGACGAACCGAGCAGCCACATGCGCGGCTCGGTGACCGCGGCGGGCGTCGCCTTCAGCACGTAGTTCTCGCGCATCAGATCGCGCGGCAACGGCACCCGCACGCCACGGGCGCTCATCAGCGCCACCACATCGTCGAGGTACTGCGGGAACGCCTCGATATCGCGATCATCACGGCCCGCGGCACCGCGCAGTGCCAGCGAGGTGACCGGGTCGGAGCCCGGGGCCCGGCCGATGCCGAGGTCGATGCGGCCGGGATAGGCGGCCTCCAGCAGTGCGAACTGCTCGGCCACCGCCAGCGGCGCGTGGTTGGGCAGCATCACCCCTCCCGACCCCAGCCGCAGCTGCGAGGTGTGCGCGGCCAGATGCGCGATCAGCACCGGCGGGCTGGTGGCCGCGACCGCGGGCATGTTGTGGTGCTCGGCGAGCCAGTAGCGCGTGTATCCCAGCCGGTCAGCGGTCTGCGCCAGGTGCGTCGTCGCCTTCAGGGCATCGGCGGTGGACTGGTCGGTGCGTACCGGGACGAGGTCTAGGACAGAAAGCCGCATGACAGCGTCAACGTCATGGGCCGTCCGGTTCGTTCCCGCCCGCCTGCGCCACCAGGTGTCTGGCGGTGACGAAGATGTCGTCGAGCATGGCCGGGGTGAGCCGGCCGGTAAACGTGTTCTGCTGGCTCGGGTGGAAACAGCCGAGCAGGGTGACGGGGCCGAAAGCCGAGGTCAGTGCCGCCGTCGCACCATGGCCGAACTTGGGTGCGGGTTTGATGTCCGAACCGATCAGCTCCAGCGCCGCCCGCCACGCGAACCCGCCCAGCGCGATGACCACCCGCGCCGACGGCCCGGCCAGCCGCCACTCGGCCTGCAGCCACGGCGCGCAGGTGGCCCGCTCGGCCGGGGTGGGTGCATTGGCCGGCGGTGCGCAGCGCACCGCGGCGGCCATGCGGGTGTCGATCAACTCCATGCCGTCGGCGGCGTCGACGCACACCGCCTGGTTGGCCAGCCCGGCCCGGTGCAACGCGGCGAACAGGAAGTCCCCCGAGCGGTCCCCGGTGAACACCCTGCCGGTGCGGTTGGCACCGTGGGCGGCCGGGGCCAACCCGACGATGAAGATGCCGGGCCGCTCGGCACCGAACCCGGTGGCCGGCCGTCCCCAATAGGGTTGATCGGCAAAGGATTTCCGCTTGGCCACGGCCACCTCCTCACGCCACTCGACCAGTCGGGGGCAGGCCCGGCACACCGAGATCCCCGCGTCCAACTCGGTCATCGTCGCGGCCCGCCCGGCCAGCCGCCGCACCTGCGCCGCGGTCTTGGCCACCGGCGTCGTCGCATCCGCCGGGTCACCGGGCCAGCCCGAGCCGGGCGGCACCGGCGACGGGAACAGTCCCCCGATCCCCGGATGCGGCAGTTGAGGCATCGACATCCCGTCCACTGTGCCGGAAAACTCGTCGCGGCGGGTGCGGGCGCGCTGTTAGATTCGGCCGCGATACCCCATGACGAACACCAAACGCGGTCCACTGCTGCTGATCCTGTTCGCCGCGTTGATGGCCGGCGCTGGGAACGGCATCACGATTGTCGCGTTCCCCTGGCTGGTGTTGCAGCGCAACGGTTCTGCGCTCGATGCGTCGATCGTCGCAATGGCCGGCACCCTGCCGCTGCTGGTCGCCACCCTGATCGCCGGAGCAGCCGTCGACTATCTGGGCCGCCGACGGGTCTCGATGATCTCCGATCTGCTCTCGGCATTGTCGGTGATGGCGGTCCCGGTGCTGGCCCTGATATTCGGGGTGGACGCGGTCAACGTCGCGGTGCTGGCGCTGCTGGCCGCCCTCGGCGCGTTCTTCGATCCCGCCGGGATGACCGCACGCGAGACGATGCTGCCCGAGGCCGCCGGGCGGGCCGGGTGGACGTTGGACCACGCGAACTCGGTGTACGAAGCGGTGTTCAACCTGGCTTACATCGTCGGGCCCGGTATCGGCGGTCTGTTGATCGCCACCCTCGGCGGGATCAACACCATGTGGG is a genomic window containing:
- a CDS encoding ATP-binding protein — encoded protein: MTETATCRACGTEPRAGARYCDACGAPVTSTPGAEYKQVTVLFADVVRSMDIAATLGAERLREIMSELFNRSAAVVRRYGGTVDKFTGDGIMAIFGAPVALEDHAFRSCLAALEIHQQTALLAVQVKARDGLDLHLRIGLSSGQVITGEVGTDTMSYTAIGEHVGMAQRMESVAPPGGVMLTESTAHLVKDTMKLGEPEMVQIKGADHPIRARRLLEVDSAHDLLNISESTLVGRGWELSAVEGILERSIQGHGSIVLLVGGPGIGKSRLVSELAAKAAARGVPVHSTFCESHTTEIPFHAIAGLLRAGFGVADLDREAARAKVRAQIPDDAPESLELLDDLLGIADPDVILPTIDPDARRRRLTTLVNAASLARTTPTVYVVEDAHWIDGVSESMLSDFLLVTPQTPSLVVITYRPEYHGALSHVHGAQTIVLAPLNDSETSALITELLGTGDGVGDLTETITGRAAGNPFFALEIVRDLAERGLLRGERGAYALCDGHGRVSVPATLQATIAARIDRLDPAAKRTLSAAAVIGSRFSAGLLTCLNTEPAFEELIEAELIDQVQYTPHAEFAFHHPMVRTVAYESQLKSDRSELHRRLADTIAEREPEQADENAALIAEHLEAAGDLRAAYAWHMRAGAWANTRDTAAAQVCWERARQIADLLPADDPDRPAMRIAPRTLVCGNGFRSKVSVSGARFEELRELCEAAGDKASLAIGMAGLTGELMLQGRVREASRQVSEHMSLIESIGDPVLTVGLSATPISLKIESGEMGEVLRWSQMAIDLADGDPTKGNFIVGSPLAVAVAARSIAKWALGLEGWRADLSHALAMSRNTDRFTHALVITWTYFTTVSCGVLLASDEALRDIDEALQTTEGAGDDIALGLARVTMGYALLNRDSPADRERGLAILGQVRQMCLSGRFYLSELVGIDVYTARERAKRGDRAGAIRVLRQAIDDLFHSGQLSYNILATGILAETLLDRGAEGDLDEAEAAIGRLGAIPADDGLILRDIVLLRIRALIARAKGDDTGYRYFRDRYRDTATRLGFEGHMALAAALA
- a CDS encoding DUF222 domain-containing protein; this encodes MFDVVSDVVLIDQVGAASRAESVAIAARFTAIGALDTLREQELIDSILWRTDPYEEVCAEVSAAMRISRGRARTQVHHARVLRDKLPQVAARFAVGDIDYRVVRMIITRRTHRPRGHRARVPPLGGTLGVHPLP
- a CDS encoding HNH endonuclease signature motif containing protein; the protein is MALSEFIRFRDLTCRFPGCDAPVQRCDIDHTMPYPQGPTHPSNTKLYCRAHHLVKTFCPGWSDRQLPDGTVEITTPTGHTYTTEPHGAAMFPTLATPTGNLHLPEPQAPTPNSNRGAKKPKRSRTREQDRQDRIAEERRLRAELNNDLAYERHYQAWLAEEYGPPPPF
- a CDS encoding CDGP domain-containing protein, producing the protein MKLCIIGGLATVLTVTGLITSAPPASAGCLYGGNVISKCDGPIQPDGSWQRCIGTWGYVPSGWSSHLVPVKRCDPMGPGHDYPFDFTFADPPTHIDG
- a CDS encoding AraC family transcriptional regulator; this encodes MAAWKNAPERGVVGRAGNVSAFDLHRWAPSEGAARFVEHFWSVTWDRHAEGPFESTVITFPAMHLTREWGDDVVRHGHQLPCTLLHGVVPKVFRITISGRGSVVGARFRPGGFTARFGGDAAAMTGRVVPVSDELFGAPVILGEDAATVRSRLEDAIAASTAPLDDTYRALAPLVDRMRDDATLHRVEQVMALSPWSTRTTQRVFRRYVGVTVKWVLCRYRLQQAALEIESVPGVDFADLAVRLGWYDQAHFINDFRTMLGSTPGDYSAEVNRRYESEGRRR
- a CDS encoding VOC family protein — translated: MSVTPVPEGYTSLTPFICVDGAAKAIAFYQNVFGAEVVERMDGPDGTVAHAEMDFGTGRLQLGDPQEAYQIAAPAPGAAATHSIGFYCPDVDDVVARAEQAGATIREPAQTFVTGDRFASILDPFGQRWTVMTRVEDLTPQERERRVAEWAATAGG
- a CDS encoding HIT family protein; its protein translation is MSCVFCAIVAGVAPAIRVYEDDDYLGILDIRPFTRGHTLVIPKRHTVDLTDTPPETVAAMAGIGQRIARAARLSGLHADGNNIAINDGKAAFQSVFHIHLHVVPRRSGDKLSFAKGMVLRRDPDREESGRLLRAALAQLDESAQD
- a CDS encoding nitroreductase family deazaflavin-dependent oxidoreductase → MPWWERYIGLPMLLLHDKIYKATDGRIGHTIPGGPSTLILHTVGAKTGQQRANSLAYAKDGADYLVVASKGGEPKAPGWYHNLKAKPQVEINVGPKRFGVTAKPVLPGDPDYPRLWDIVNNMKGNKNRYIGYQKRTTRPIPVVVLTP
- a CDS encoding LLM class flavin-dependent oxidoreductase, yielding MRLSVLDLVPVRTDQSTADALKATTHLAQTADRLGYTRYWLAEHHNMPAVAATSPPVLIAHLAAHTSQLRLGSGGVMLPNHAPLAVAEQFALLEAAYPGRIDLGIGRAPGSDPVTSLALRGAAGRDDRDIEAFPQYLDDVVALMSARGVRVPLPRDLMRENYVLKATPAAVTEPRMWLLGSSMYSAHLAAAKGLPYVFAHHFSGQGTAEALAVYRDEFQPSDLASEPVTFLTVNASVAETTEEAKALLLPQLQMMGRLRTGQPLGALDLVEDAEATTLSPQAQAIVASGLRRAVVGSPTEAAEQVRALAEEFDVDEVMVNPVGSARRGADPATATARDTTLELLAKELF
- a CDS encoding uracil-DNA glycosylase, translating into MSMPQLPHPGIGGLFPSPVPPGSGWPGDPADATTPVAKTAAQVRRLAGRAATMTELDAGISVCRACPRLVEWREEVAVAKRKSFADQPYWGRPATGFGAERPGIFIVGLAPAAHGANRTGRVFTGDRSGDFLFAALHRAGLANQAVCVDAADGMELIDTRMAAAVRCAPPANAPTPAERATCAPWLQAEWRLAGPSARVVIALGGFAWRAALELIGSDIKPAPKFGHGATAALTSAFGPVTLLGCFHPSQQNTFTGRLTPAMLDDIFVTARHLVAQAGGNEPDGP